The window TTTTCTTTTCATTTTCAATCCTCTTTTTAGTTATTATTAATGTGTTACAAAAAGTTCAGATGGAGATCTTCCAATAATTCAACGGGATCATGGTTGGGGGTGATGGATTTTAATCCCTGGCAGACGGGGTGTGTAAAAACCGGCTTGAATCTTCTCAAACCGCAGGATAGGGACAATTTGGTTAAAGCTAAAATTGAGAAACGCTGTAAAGAAAAACAGTAAAGACAATTCATTTCAAATTTTTACCCTCCAATTGGTTAACAAATGTAGATTTTAAATCAACTGCCCTTCAACATTTTTTTGAAAATTTAAGTATTCAGTTTACCGGATTGCTTTTTGAGTATTTCTCATAGACACCGTTGGTTTGATGAATTGTTGAAAGAGTCTTGTGACAGCCTCTTATTGAAGAATAGCGATGAGGCTAACTCAAAAGTCTGGATTTAACCCGAACCGTTGAAAATCAGGAGTGCCCCCGTCCCTTCCCGTAGGGATCCCTATGGGAAAAGGGAGCCTGATTTTCAACGTTTTCCCTTTTGCCAAAGGCATCCCTTTGGGAAGGGATCAAGGGTTAAAAAACGTTGAAAATCCAAATGAAAGACTTTTGAGACTGCCTCATCGCAGATGATTATTACATTACCACAATCCTCTTCGTCACCATCGCTCCTCCAATCTCCAGCCTGATCACATACAATCCCGGTTTGAAGTGGCGGACATCGAGCGTAGTTTCGTCACCCGTGAAACTTGATTGTTCGATCAGTCTTCCGTCAATTTCTGTAATCGTGAAATTGACTTTGCCTTCGTTGCCGGGGATCAGGATAGTCACCAGGTCACCGGCCGGGTTGGGATAGATCTCAACATTCAACGGATCGCTTTCTGTTAGGGTGAAAACTTCACCCGTCTTGAGTCCGGAGGCAACCTCCACATCGTCAAACCAGGCCACTGATGTACGGCTGGCCAGCACACTTTCGGTAAATATACCGGCCAGGATGCAATCGCCCATGTAAATTGTGCCGGAATAGCGTTGCTGCCAGGTGGTTCCGTTGTATGAGGTAAACACCTTGAAATTGCTACCGTTGCGCTGGATCTTCATCCACCGGATCAACTGTGCCACCTGGCTTAAATTACGCATGGATTTATTGGTGGTTGTCCGATAACCAATAATCACATTGGGGTTGTAAAGCCTTGTTTTGAACAAAATGGTTTTTGCTCCGGGGGTAGTATTTTCGCGCATCAT of the Bacteroidales bacterium genome contains:
- a CDS encoding T9SS type A sorting domain-containing protein, with protein sequence MMRENTTPGAKTILFKTRLYNPNVIIGYRTTTNKSMRNLSQVAQLIRWMKIQRNGSNFKVFTSYNGTTWQQRYSGTIYMGDCILAGIFTESVLASRTSVAWFDDVEVASGLKTGEVFTLTESDPLNVEIYPNPAGDLVTILIPGNEGKVNFTITEIDGRLIEQSSFTGDETTLDVRHFKPGLYVIRLEIGGAMVTKRIVVM